The region AGCCCCAGCAGCGAGATCGACCATGTCTGTCTGATCATCTATGACGTAACCAATGTTGCGGTCAACAAACGCCAGCTCGAGTCGGCCAATAATCAGCTGCAGGAACTGGCATTGCGCGATGGCCTGACCGGGCTGCTCAATCGCCGCCACTGGGAACAATGCCTGGAGCACGAGTTTGCTCGTCATTTGCGCTACCAATCGCCGGTCAGTCTGGTGATGTTTGATATCGACCACTTCAAGGCGGTCAATGATACCTATGGCCACCAGCTCGGTGATGAGGTTATCCGTGAAGTCGCCCGGGTCACCCACGAGCTGGCCCGGGAAACCGATTTTGCAGGCCGCTATGGCGGTGAAGAGTTTGTGGTACTCCTACCGGATACAAGCCTGGACGGTGCTGCCCAGTTTGCCGAGCGGCTTCGCCAGGGAATCGAACGCCTGCGCGTCGCCCACGAGGGCACCTTGCTCTCCTTTACCGTAAGCCTCGGCGTCGCCTGTATCGAACCCGACCTGGAGAATCATACCCAGTTGATCGAACGCGCCGACAAAGCCCTGTATCGCTCCAAGGAAGACGGGCGCAACAAGACAACAGTCCACCACTAAAATCAAAAATTGAGATATGTCTCGCACCGCGAGTACGTACCGGCCATTCGCTATTGCGTCAAAAATGCCATCCATGGAAACTTTCAGCAACCACTACTGTCAATGGAACGACGGTTTAACCTTGATAGAGCGACATTACTATGGACAGTTCACGACACGGTTGGAAATGGGCCTACCAGAAAGCCCGCGGTTATCATGTTTCAGCGATGCAAGCGTTCTACCGGGCTACGCGATTCTGGCTGGTTGGCGATACCGGCTCCTTCCCCACGCATGGCGGCTTTCGTAAGTCGCGTATTCGGCGCTAAGGAGCCCCTGAGAAACCTGGCGAGCGAAGGTCAGGCAAGGCGAAATCCGAAAACCCGCGCTCCAGGCTGGCGTACCCGTTTAGCTGGTGAAATAGCCTCTGTGCGGGATATCAACGCAACTTGGCCGAGCGCGATAGTCATCGAAAGGCTTCCTAAGCTCGTTCGGTGTGCCACATCGGGGTCTGCTACACTGACCTGCCTTTTCCAGCAGGTCATTGTTCCGTGAATTCCAGTT is a window of Pseudomonas sp. gcc21 DNA encoding:
- a CDS encoding diguanylate cyclase, with amino-acid sequence MPAQFDIDELHWLLDIVQSIDVGVVVLDRQYRIEVWNSFMENHSGMSAENVSHQSLFGLFAEIEQEWFMRKVETAVMLGTRAFTIWEQRPNLFRFKSYQPITGLADEMYQNVTILPLRSPSSEIDHVCLIIYDVTNVAVNKRQLESANNQLQELALRDGLTGLLNRRHWEQCLEHEFARHLRYQSPVSLVMFDIDHFKAVNDTYGHQLGDEVIREVARVTHELARETDFAGRYGGEEFVVLLPDTSLDGAAQFAERLRQGIERLRVAHEGTLLSFTVSLGVACIEPDLENHTQLIERADKALYRSKEDGRNKTTVHH